From the genome of Proteiniborus ethanoligenes:
TCTTGATGGTAGTTCTGCTAGCGCCTTGATTTGATCAGAGTCTATGATTTTCCCATCAACTATACCAGCCTTTATTTCTAAGTTTTTATGATTTTTTGCAAACTCGTCACTAATCTTAGCTGGTGCTACTGGATCTTCAAAACTAAATGCTATAGCATTTGGTCCTGTAAGGAATTCATTGAATCCTTCTAGTCCAGCATCTTTAAATGCAAATCTCATTAGTGAGTTTTTGTAAACCTTATAGTCCACTCCTGCTTCTTTGTACTTCTTTCTAAGTTCTGTAACTTCTGCTACGTTTAAGCCCCTATAGTCTACAAGTACTACTGCTTGAGAATTATTGATTTTTTCTCTAATTTCTTCTACTATTTGTTGTTTTTGTTCTAATACTGAGCTCATTCAGGTTCCACCTCCTTATTGCCGAAACTATAATTCTAATTTGACCTAATAATATAATAAAGTCTCCTGTAGACACAAGGAGACTTTTGATTTCATAAGTATTCATAAGTCTGTCCTCGGCAGGCGAATTTTAAACCTATTATTAGGTACCTACTGTCTACGGAACATTTATTTAAATGTAACATTGATATATTATCAGTATATTAAAATAATGTCAACAGTTTTATTCCATTATTTTTGCTGGGTTCATTTTGATTCCTGGACCCATTGTGCTTGTAATAGTAACGCTTCTCAAATATCTTCCTTTTGCTGCTGCTGGTTTTGCCTTAATAACTGCATCCATTAGAGCATTAAAATTATCTTTCAATTTTTCATTTCCAAATGAAATTTTTCCTATTGGAACGTGAACTATATTAGTTTTGTCAACTCTATATTCTACTTTACCTGCTTTAATCTCTTTAACTGCTTTTTCAACCTCAAAAGTAACTGTTCCTGATTTTGGGTTTGGCATTAAACCTTTTGGACCTAATACTCTACCTAGTCTACCAACTACACCCATCATATCTGGCGTTGCAACAACTACATCGAATTCAAACCAGTTTTCACTTTGAATTTTAGTAACTAGCTCTTCTGCTCCTACATAATCAGCACCTGCATTTTCTGCTTCTTTTGCTTTATCTCCTTTTGCAAATACTAAAACTCTTCTTGTTCTACCAGTACCATGTGGTAATACTACAGCACCTCTAACTTGTTGATCAGCGTGTCTTGAGTCAACACCCAATTTAATATGAAGCTCTACTGTTTCATCAAATTTAGCTTTTGCTGTTTTTTGAACTAATTCAATAGCTTCATCTACTTCGTAAAGGCTTTCTCTATTTATTAGCTTTGCACTATCCTGATAGTTTTTACCTCTTTTTGCCATTGTTATAACCTCCTCGTGGTATTAGCGGTGGTTTTACCTCCCACTTTAATAAAAATTATTCTTCTACTACAACTCCCATGCTTCTTGCAGTTCCTGCAACCATACTCATCGCAGCTTCTATGCTACCTGCATTTAAGTCTGGCATTTTAAGCTCTGCTATCTTTCTTACCTTTTCTTGTGATATCTTAGCAACTTTTGTTTTGTTTGGTACTCCGGAGCCTGATTCTATGCCTGCTTCCTTTTTAATCAATACTGCTACCGGAGGAGTCTTTGTTATAAATGAGAAAGATCTATCTTGGTATACTGTTAAAACAACTGGAATTATCATACCTACCTGATCAGCAGTTTTTGCATTAAACTCCTTTGTAAACTGCATGATATTTACACCATGTGGCCCTAAAGCTGTACCTACTGGTGGTGCTGGTGTAGCTTTTCCAGCTGGAATTTGTAACTTAACCATAGCTATAACCTTTTTTGCCATATTTACACCTCC
Proteins encoded in this window:
- the rplA gene encoding 50S ribosomal protein L1; the protein is MAKRGKNYQDSAKLINRESLYEVDEAIELVQKTAKAKFDETVELHIKLGVDSRHADQQVRGAVVLPHGTGRTRRVLVFAKGDKAKEAENAGADYVGAEELVTKIQSENWFEFDVVVATPDMMGVVGRLGRVLGPKGLMPNPKSGTVTFEVEKAVKEIKAGKVEYRVDKTNIVHVPIGKISFGNEKLKDNFNALMDAVIKAKPAAAKGRYLRSVTITSTMGPGIKMNPAKIME
- the rplJ gene encoding 50S ribosomal protein L10, whose amino-acid sequence is MSSVLEQKQQIVEEIREKINNSQAVVLVDYRGLNVAEVTELRKKYKEAGVDYKVYKNSLMRFAFKDAGLEGFNEFLTGPNAIAFSFEDPVAPAKISDEFAKNHKNLEIKAGIVDGKIIDSDQIKALAELPSREVLVAQVLGGLNAPITGFVNVLQGNIRNLVYALNAIREKQEA
- the rplK gene encoding 50S ribosomal protein L11; translated protein: MAKKVIAMVKLQIPAGKATPAPPVGTALGPHGVNIMQFTKEFNAKTADQVGMIIPVVLTVYQDRSFSFITKTPPVAVLIKKEAGIESGSGVPNKTKVAKISQEKVRKIAELKMPDLNAGSIEAAMSMVAGTARSMGVVVEE